Proteins co-encoded in one Eschrichtius robustus isolate mEscRob2 chromosome 8, mEscRob2.pri, whole genome shotgun sequence genomic window:
- the SHH gene encoding sonic hedgehog protein, producing the protein MDEMLLLARCLLVVLVSSLLMCSGLACGPGRGFGKRRNPKKLTPLAYKQFIPNVAEKTLGASGRYEGKITRNSERFKELTPNYNPDIIFKDEENTGADRLMTQRCKDKLNALAISVMNQWPGVKLRVTEGWDEDGHHSEESLHYEGRAVDITTSDRDRSKYGMLARLAVEAGFDWVYYESKAHIHCSVKAENSVAAKSGGCFPGSATVHLEQGGTKLVKDLRPGDRVLAADDEGRLLYSDFLTFLDRDHGAKKVFYAIETREPREHLLLTAAHLLFVAPHNGSAVREPEALSGAGRPPGGAPERRALFASSVRPGQHVYVVAERGGDRRLLPAAVHSVTLREESAGAYAPLTAHGTILINRVLASCYAVIEEHSWAHRAFAPYRLAHALLAALAPSRTDRGGGGGGGRVPPAAPGAPDAPGASGIHWYSQLLYQIGTWLLDSEALHPLGMAVKSS; encoded by the exons ATGGACGAGATGCTACTGCTGGCGAGATGTCTGCTGGTGGTGCTGGTCTCCTCGCTGCTGATGTGCTCGGGGCTGGCGTGCGGACCCGGCCGGGGATTTGGGAAGAGGCGGAACCCAAAAAAACTGACCCCTTTAGCCTACAAGCAGTTCATCCCCAACGTGGCTGAGAAGACCCTAGGGGCCAGTGGAAGATATGAAGGGAAGATCACGAGAAACTCGGAGCGATTTAAGGAACTCACCCCCAATTACAACCCTGACATCATATTTAAGGATGAAGAAAACACTGGAGCGGACCGGCTGATGACTCAG CGGTGCAAGGACAAGTTGAACGCCTTAGCCATCTCCGTGATGAACCAGTGGCCAGGAGTGAAGCTGCGGGTGACAGAGGGCTGGGACGAAGATGGCCACCACTCAGAAGAGTCGCTGCACTACGAGGGCCGCGCCGTGGACATCACCACTTCGGACCGCGACCGCAGCAAGTACGGCATGCTGGCACGCCTGGCCGTGGAGGCCGGCTTCGACTGGGTCTACTACGAGTCCAAAGCGCACATCCACTGCTCGGTGAAAGCAG AGAACTCGGTGGCGGCCAAATCGGGCGGCTGCTTCCCGGGCTCGGCCACGGTGCACCTGGAGCAGGGCGGCACCAAGCTGGTGAAGGACCTGCGCCCCGGGGACCGCGTGCTGGCGGCCGACGACGAGGGCCGGCTGCTCTACAGCGACTTCCTCACCTTCCTGGACCGCGACCACGGCGCCAAGAAGGTCTTCTACGCGATCGAGACGCGGGAGCCTCGCGAGCACCTGCTGCTCACCGCCGCGCACCTGCTCTTCGTCGCGCCGCACAACGGCTCGGCCGTCCGGGAGCCCGAGGCGCTGTCGGGCGCCGGGCGGCCGCCTGGGGGCGCGCCGGAGCGCCGGGCGCTCTTCGCCAGCAGCGTGCGCCCCGGCCAGCACGTGTACGTGGTGGCCGAGCGCGGCGGGGATCGGCGGCTCCTGCCGGCCGCCGTGCACAGCGTGACGCTGCGCGAGGAGAGCGCGGGCGCGTACGCGCCGCTGACGGCGCACGGCACCATCCTCATCAACCGGGTGCTGGCGTCGTGCTACGCGGTCATAGAGGAGCACAGCTGGGCGCACCGGGCCTTCGCGCCCTACCGCCTGGCGCACGCGCTCCTCGCCGCGCTGGCGCCCTCGCGCACGGaccgcggcgggggcgggggcggcggccgcGTGCCCCCGGCCGCGCCAGGTGCGCCCGACGCGCCAGGCGCCTCGGGCATCCACTGGTACTCGCAGCTGCTCTACCAAATAGGCACCTGGCTGTTGGACAGCGAGGCCTTGCACCCGCTCGGCATGGCGGTCAAGTCCAGCTGA